CTTTTAGCGAGATTGAAATAGATGAAGACCAAAAAAGAACCAGGCCTCCACTCAAACCATCACTACTCACAGCAAAAGAATGGGTGAATCCCAATGACCACGTAAAGTTCCAAGCTCTTGAACCTCCCATCTTCGTCTCAGACAGGAAGATGAGGGAGGGACGGAATTTGCTCCTGAGCCATTTCAGTTCGCTAATTGTCACGTCCGTCCCTAAGTTGTGATAGTTCCAACATAGGAGACTCATTGCGTATGGCGGGGCTGCTCTGCTGCAGTCGCCGCCTGATCCGTCGATCCTGGTGTGAGAGTAAAGATTTCCTTCTTTTGCTTCTTGTAGCAGACATTCAGACTTTCATCCCCACTTGGAACTAAAGCCGAATTGGTGTCACCAGCAATAACATCATGTTTGTCTGTTGTTAAGGCCAGGTAAGAAATCTTAGTCATCGATTTCTCTTAAGGATTTTGAATCAGCCCTTTGGGTTTGTAtaccttagtcttctttcttttctGGCCCACTACTCTAGCAGCAGAGCTCCTTGCTCACATTACCTTCTTCTTAAGACTTTGGTTCTGTAACTTGTCAAAGACATAACCTCGCCTTGTAGATCATGTCTCTTTACTCCTGAATTTCCTACTCAGGGTGGCTCTGACTCCCCTTGTTTGTCCTCATGAAAATATCTTCTACCACTTGACTGAGAGCTTTGCcgagattttgaaattgagaaaCTCTTTCTTCTATCATCCTTGTACTGCAACATAAGTCCCCCGAGTGTTGCATCTATGATTAGGTATAAACATGATCGCTTTTTAAAAAGTCCCCCATGTGTTGCAGCTCTTCTTTTTAGGAAAAAAACATGGCCGCATTTTTTAAGTCCCCGCGTGTTGCACTGGTTCGACGACTTGGGGAAGAAGGGCAAACCCTATTCGGCGCTGCAGACGCCGGTTAAGGGCAATTTTCCTAACCGGCGCGTGCAACCAtgttagctgggctggcccatttatcTGTTTTAATTTGTAGTTTTTTCAGTTTCCAAAAACACAAAAGAAGTGTGTGCGGGGTGAGTAGAACAGGTGACCTCCTGTTTCGAGGCGCAATGCACTAACCACCCCGCCACACAACCTCGTATGATCCTGTTCAGCTTTCTCATTCTTTTATGACTTCtactttttctttccttttttcctttttttcttcttcctggtTCAACGAACTTTTTTCTGAGAAACTGATGAACCTTTCTCTAAAAGTTGATGAATAGTttttcaaatttttatgatttttttttcaaatttgatgaacctttttcatatttgatgaacttttttcaaatcaatgaacttttttcaaattcgattaactttttctcaaaatcattGATTTTTGcttcaaatttaatgaactttttctcaaaatctttgatttttgtttcaaatttgatgaacttttttttaaaatttatgaacatttttcaaatttgatgaactttttctcaaattggTGAACTTTATTTCAAtgtcaatgaactttttttttcaaattggaactttatttaaatttgtgtacGTTTTTCCTAATTCAATGAACTTTCTttgaaatcgatgaactttttgtcaaaaaatcgatgatttttttgaagttgatgattttttttcaaattccatgaactttttccaaattctaGTTTTTTTAGTTCgaggaactattttcaaattcataaactttttccatttttgtgaacttttttcaattggcacaaacctttttcaaaattttgatttCTTTCAATTCATGGTTTTTGTGATGCTTTTTCAAATTTATGTTTTCTTTATTCAAATAATTAATAGCTGATATATAATACTACTATATGTTTAATGTTTGTACTAAAAGAAGGGTCGAATAGTGTTATTTCCTATAATCTAATAAACAACAAAGTGAGCTTGTCCAAATGGTTACCGTGCGTGGCATTCGAATTGTCGGCGAGAGTTCGTTTCCTAATCCAGCTAAATAAACCTGGAGTTTTGAGAGCAattaattaacgagcgctccttcggaagcctcgaacgatcagcgccacttggcgtgcTCTCAGCGATTTGCCACGTATCGCGCTTTGGGCACTCCCTCCggatttctttttttaattttttcgcacgcgttttcggctttctAAACGGTTTTTTCCTGGTTTTTTTCGATATTTTGGTCTtccaccggtcttccctagctttcCGACCAAAaaaaactttttggaattttttttgcgcaaaaaaaatcgtttttttttccttccgcgagagtcacggttttgtttccgcgagaggcacggccgtgcctcttgaaaacgggaaaaacacgttttctgttttttttcctttcgcgagaggcacggttttgcttacgcgagaggcacggttgtgttttcgcgagagtcacggccgtgcctcttggaaagggaaaacaaaacgcgttttctgttttttctctttcgcgagaggcacggttgtgctttcgcgagagtcacggccgtgcctcctcgaaaacgaaaaaaaacgcgttttctgtttttttctttcgcgacaggcacggttttgcttccgcgagaggcatggttgtgatttcgtcagaggcaggggcgtgccctttcggaaagggaaaaacccgTACTTCCGGTTCTgtttttttgtccggttttttttcatccggtttttttcatgaaaaaaaagttcatcaaaacttatcaacatgggatctagttttcaagatctcgacgcgaggaatccagtGGCGAAAGCGGCTCGAGATTTGaacgcacggtttaaaagataaaacgttttgaataaacgaatctacgaaaaaagggaaaactctcaggttacgacaagtggcgcacatgcagcgcaccacttgtcgcaacctaaaGAATTGAAATGATCttcgcaacgagtactccttaactagtgatttcgtcgAGTTTTTTCCTTCGCGCTTGCTGGGCCGGCCGGCTGCGCGTCGCGCGCGAGCCAGCGCCTACAGCGCTGAATAGGAGCTCCAGCGGGGGATTCTCAGAAAAAAAGAAGAGTTGCTCCGGCGGGGAGAAGCGCCTCTCCCAGGCTGGCTGGATGGGCCTGGCCCATTTGATGCAGGCTGGAACGGGCTTGCCTCTTCCCAGGTTCGAGTTCGACACGAAGGCCTCCGCGAAGACAACTACTCTAGCTTCGTGCCCGTCCGGTCCCTGCGCCTACCTCAAACCACACTCCCCACCTTCTTGCGCCACAAGCCGGAGCAGACGATCCGCCGTCGACGCGACCTCCTCCGCCCGCCAGGATCGGTAAGCACCCCCGTTCGCTCCCTTATCCATACCCCCGTCTTTTCGCGCTCCGGCCGGCCGGGCGCatcgctgtccccgccgccgccgtcgcgaccGTACTTGATTTAGGCGAGATCCAAAATCCGATCGAACCCTCCCCATCGTGACGGCATCGCCGGATCTCCGGAGTCGTCTCTGGCCTCCTTCCACGTAGCAGGTCTTCTTCGTCACCCTCCGCTCCGCTGGACTGGCGTGGAGTTGGAGATCCCTCCGGACCCTAGTCGATTTCTCTTGTTGGGGGCCAACTAACCTAAATATTGTTTTTACTGGGACGGATGCTACCACAGTTTGTCGCGAAATTGCTTGCTGTACGGTGGAAACTTTTGGCGTTCGACTGAATCCCTTGTCCCCTAGATGTTAGGTCTGCTCCTGGAGTTAGTGAAAACCTGCATCTCTAGTGTTGCGTGGAAATCACATCTTGGTGCCAAGTGTAATAAACCAAGCAAATTCCAGGTTTCCCCGTAGGCAGGTAGCTTCATTCGCAAATCTGTAACATGCACCTTCTGATACCATGTCCTAAGTACAAATTGTTTTACAATACGATGTTCACCAGGTGTCTTGCAACCTGTCAAAATGCCTTGCAGTCTGAATAATACCCGCAATCTTGTTACTCCCTCCTATCCATATTACTTGCCGCTGCTTTagtacaagtaatatggatcggagggagtacatgatgcTAGCTTGTACTGCTTATTCTTAAATATCAttcttgtttatttatttttccAGGAGACGACTATATAGACGGTCTAGGGGTTGAAGCAACTTAACAATGAGTAGCATAGGAACTGGGTATGATCTGTCCGTCACCACTTTCTCCCCGGACGGACGTGTCTTCCAGGTCGAGTATGCTGGCAAGGCCGTCGACAACAGCGGGTTTGATATACTTCTCTCCACTATTTTCTTGGCCCTTTCTAGCTGCCCAACTTCATATTGAAATTTGGATATTTCCCTGTAGGACGATCGTTGGGATCAAATGCAAAGATGGAATTGTCCTTGTAAGTGATTATTGCTGGATATACTTTTGCCCAGATGTGGTGCTTTTTTGTGTGATAACCTTTTAAAATGGTGGTCTGTAGGGTGTGGAGAAGCTGATAACATCAAAGATGATACTTGCTGGGTCGAACCGGAGACTTCATTCCGTGCACCGGAACTCTGGCTTGGTAATTTGTCTTCCTTTTTATACATATAGGGTGGTCTGTCTCTGAAAGTCCTAAGGTTGATATGTGAGTGACATGTATCCTGCAGTGTTCTCTGTCATGTCATTTTTTATTACCATTCTTGTTCTTGTAACGACTTCCATTTGGTAAATATAAGTTAATCCGTGTTCTCATTTTCAGGCTGTGGCTGGGTTAGCAGCAGACGGTAGGCAGATAGTCTCAAGAGCAAAGTCAGAAGCAGCCAACTATGAAAAGTGAGAATTATTAGACTTTTGATTTCCATCCAAATTCTTTTTATAGAATTGTAACTTTAAGTTGTATCCACCAGGGTATACGGAGAACCCATGCCTGTAAAGGAATTAGCTGATCGTGTTGCTAGCTATGTTCATCTGTGTACACTCTACTGGTGGCTCAGGTAAGGCAGACAACATGTTCTTGTTCAAGAAGGTTGTTGCCCTAAACATTTTACATGATAGTTTGATACAATTTAAACTCCTGTCTCAGGCCTTTTGGCTGTGGAGTTATTCTTGGAGGCTATGATAGGGATGGGCCACAGCTCTACATGATCGAACCTTCAGGCCTCTCCTATGTGAGTTCTCAATCTAACACCTGGTAGTTCTTCCATTTTACAGTGACCAGACAACTTTGTTTACATGGAGTCATGGATTAAGATGTGCAGTGTTTCTTTTAACAGCATTAGATCCAGTTGGAATTTATGACTCACTGATTGAATTTTTACAGAAATATTTTGGTGCTGCTCTGGGTAAAGGAAGACAAGCTGCAAAAACGTAAGCcaattaattgttcattagtttcTCATTGAATGATTTATGCAGTGCCCAATTTCTGTTTTGTTGCGAACTGCTAGAACTCCTAAAGCGCGGCACATTCATCAAACATTAATTTAATATTCCTGTAAAAACCATTTTAATTGTTCAAAATAGACCCATTTAGAACATGCGGAGTAAGGATGCTATTTATGTTCCAAATTCTGAATGATCATCCGCATTTAGAGTTTGTGCTGGTAGTTGCTTAGCCATTTCATACTCAATGGGTGAAAAATGCttatttcatactccctccgttcctaaatataagtctttctagagaattcaaatggactaccacatacggatgtgtatagacatattttagagtgtagattcactcattttgttccgtatgtagtcacttgttgaaatatctagaacgacaaacatttaggaacggagggagtaagttaGATTTGCCACTACCAGAACACAGCTTAGGTGGTGTTTTGTTGTTCCTTGCCACAGTTTGCTACATATATGAGTTAGGCAACTTTGACTCTGATAAGCTTGTGTTTTTTCTTTTCCAAATTTTGGCACGCCACATTTTCTTAAAACTGCTCCCCACATGCCATGACGCCAGATACAATTTTTGAGAAAACTTGCCACACCTGTTATGCACAATTTGCTTACCAAAAAAGTGGTTGTGTCTTGCCACACACCTGGCGCAAAGTTTAGTAAAACAAATAAAATATGCATAAAACTAACCTAACAGGCCCCCAGTTTAGCATTTTGATAAATAACCGCTTCTTTACAGCTATAACAGTAATATTTTATGAGAACTGGTAAGTGTAATTCTTTGAATTGACTAGCTTCCGCAATGCAGAACCACAATGCCCAAAACTGGCCATTAATGCCAACGGACTAGATTATGGACGAGCATCATTTACGTAGTTTAAACACATTGACCATTATTTCTTTGTCCTTTTATCGGTCTTTTCTGAGGTTTGGTTTTCAGGGAAAGAGTTTTAAATTAGCAAAATTTGATCCGTATCTACTTCTCCCCTTGTAACTTTTGTAGTCAGTAATCCATGTAGTTTCCAATACATTATCACATTGAGAGCTTTATTTTATGAAGAACTTGTGCCATTCAAAATGTTGAAGAATGCTCCCTTTAATTATTAGCAGCTGCTGTCAAATGTATCTACCCAGAATACTTATGATGATGTCTACTATGTATTTCTATTGGTCATAAAAGATGGTTCTGCATTCTGATGCGTCTATCTTAATGTTGTTCTACAGGGAGATTGAGAAATTGAAGCTTTCTGAGCTAACCTGCAGGGAAGGCATCGTTGAGGTTGCCAAGATGTATGTCCTATATCTTTTGCCATATTTATCACCTGAAATATTCTGTACTTAATGTTTAGAAAGCTTGTTTAGCCATGTACTCATGTTTGCTGCCGCCTGAAGATGGCCACTTGGCCAGTAGTTGGGAGTACTATTTAACAGTTATGGATATTCTCTCAAAAGAAAAAACAT
This window of the Triticum aestivum cultivar Chinese Spring chromosome 5D, IWGSC CS RefSeq v2.1, whole genome shotgun sequence genome carries:
- the LOC123122076 gene encoding proteasome subunit alpha type-3 codes for the protein MSSIGTGYDLSVTTFSPDGRVFQVEYAGKAVDNSGTIVGIKCKDGIVLGVEKLITSKMILAGSNRRLHSVHRNSGLAVAGLAADGRQIVSRAKSEAANYEKVYGEPMPVKELADRVASYVHLCTLYWWLRPFGCGVILGGYDRDGPQLYMIEPSGLSYKYFGAALGKGRQAAKTEIEKLKLSELTCREGIVEVAKIIYGVHDEAKDKSFELELSWVCEESNRQHEKVPSDLLEQAKAAAQAALEEMDAD